One window of Nocardia sp. NBC_00508 genomic DNA carries:
- a CDS encoding vWA domain-containing protein → MTSPDRYSYGPYHDGPDPLAPPLDLREALDRIGREVMEGSSPRSALQELLRRGTRTMPGLEELTRRVWQRRSEISRRHRLDGTLQQVRELLNEALDAERGALFPDPSDDARFAEAQLDALPSSTAAAVNELADYRWRSETGRENYQKIRDLLGRELLESRFQGMKQALRNTTTEDVERVRRMMSDLNDLLAAHARGENTEPRFADFMAEHGEFFPENPRDTEELIDALAARAAAAQRMLNSMSEQQRAELAELIGQAFGDPRIAQQIAALDANLRALRPGEDWVSGRRFRGEDPLGLGAGAQALQDLAELDALAEQLAQSYPGARLEDIDLDALTRHLGEDASVDAGRLAELERELRRQGLFERAQDGSLRLTPKALRRLGEVALRDVVGRLRSRRGERDTALAGAAGEPTGASRAWRFGDTEPWDVSRTVRNAVLRSASTGSRRVTLDVSDVEIMETEQRSRAAVALCVDTSWSMVQDGRWVPMKRTALALHQLIGTRFRSDALSVITFGRYATTVDIGELTALEGVWEQGTNLHHALLLAAAHLRRHPDAVPVVLVVTDGEPTAHLEPDGEAFFDWPPDPRTLTVTMAQVDALAKLGASVTVFMLGESPRLAAFVDLMARRSGGRVVAPDLDGLGAALVSDYLRGRRG, encoded by the coding sequence GTGACCTCCCCCGATCGCTACTCCTACGGGCCCTATCACGACGGGCCCGATCCGCTGGCGCCTCCGCTCGACCTGCGGGAGGCGCTGGACCGGATCGGGCGCGAGGTGATGGAGGGCAGTTCGCCGCGCAGCGCACTGCAGGAACTGTTGCGGCGCGGTACCCGCACGATGCCCGGGCTGGAGGAGCTGACCCGCCGAGTGTGGCAGCGCCGCTCGGAGATCTCTCGGCGGCACCGGCTGGACGGCACCTTGCAGCAGGTCCGCGAGCTGCTGAACGAGGCTCTGGACGCCGAACGCGGCGCCCTGTTTCCCGATCCGTCCGACGACGCCAGGTTCGCCGAAGCACAGCTGGACGCATTGCCGTCGAGCACGGCCGCCGCCGTCAACGAGCTCGCCGACTACCGCTGGCGATCCGAGACCGGCCGGGAGAACTACCAGAAGATCCGCGACCTGCTCGGCCGGGAACTGCTGGAATCCCGTTTCCAGGGCATGAAACAGGCCTTGCGGAACACCACGACCGAGGACGTCGAGCGGGTCCGGCGCATGATGTCCGACTTGAACGACCTGCTCGCGGCCCATGCGCGAGGTGAGAACACCGAGCCTCGGTTCGCCGATTTCATGGCCGAGCACGGCGAGTTCTTCCCGGAGAACCCGCGCGACACCGAGGAACTGATCGACGCGCTCGCCGCCCGCGCCGCCGCGGCGCAACGCATGCTGAACTCGATGTCCGAGCAGCAGCGCGCGGAGCTGGCCGAGCTGATCGGCCAAGCGTTCGGCGATCCGCGGATCGCCCAGCAGATAGCCGCGCTGGACGCGAATCTGCGGGCGCTGCGTCCGGGCGAGGACTGGGTCTCCGGGCGGCGGTTTCGCGGCGAAGACCCGTTGGGGCTCGGTGCAGGCGCGCAGGCCCTGCAGGACCTCGCCGAACTGGACGCGCTCGCCGAGCAGCTGGCCCAGTCCTACCCCGGTGCCAGGTTGGAGGACATCGACCTGGATGCCCTGACCCGTCATCTCGGCGAAGACGCGAGCGTGGACGCGGGCCGGCTGGCCGAGTTGGAGCGAGAACTGCGCAGGCAAGGGCTGTTCGAACGCGCGCAAGACGGCTCGCTTCGGTTGACGCCCAAGGCTTTGCGGCGACTCGGCGAGGTCGCGCTGCGCGATGTCGTCGGCCGGTTGCGGTCTCGGCGCGGCGAGCGGGACACGGCCTTGGCCGGTGCGGCCGGCGAGCCGACCGGAGCGTCGCGAGCGTGGCGGTTCGGCGACACCGAGCCGTGGGACGTGTCGCGCACCGTGCGCAACGCCGTGCTGCGATCGGCGTCGACGGGCAGTCGCCGTGTCACACTGGATGTTTCCGACGTCGAGATCATGGAAACCGAGCAGCGGTCCAGGGCGGCCGTGGCGCTGTGCGTCGACACGTCCTGGTCGATGGTGCAGGACGGCCGCTGGGTGCCGATGAAGCGCACCGCCCTCGCCCTGCACCAACTGATCGGCACCCGGTTTCGTTCCGACGCGCTGAGCGTGATCACGTTCGGCCGGTATGCCACGACAGTCGACATCGGCGAACTGACCGCGTTGGAAGGCGTGTGGGAGCAGGGCACCAACCTGCACCACGCACTCCTGCTTGCCGCGGCGCACCTGCGCAGGCATCCGGATGCGGTGCCCGTCGTGCTCGTCGTCACCGACGGCGAGCCCACGGCCCATCTGGAGCCGGACGGCGAGGCGTTTTTCGACTGGCCGCCTGATCCGCGCACCCTGACCGTGACGATGGCTCAGGTCGACGCGCTGGCCAAGCTCGGCGCGTCGGTAACGGTGTTCATGCTCGGCGAGAGCCCGAGGCTGGCCGCGTTCGTCGACCTGATGGCGCGCCGCAGTGGTGGCCGCGTCGTAGCACCCGACCTGGACGGGCTCGGCGCCGCACTGGTCAGCGACTACTTGCGCGGGAGACGCGGTTGA
- a CDS encoding AraC family transcriptional regulator has product MSDGAGEWVRYRRMPNRPVELMHAHFERHVYHSHSHETYSFGFTEFGAQSFDCRGAARTSAAGMVMAFNPDEPHNGHSTTEQGFTYSIVHIGTELVADLLSDRAGRPAGLPLFTEPVLHDPMLSSALRRLCAGLTGPATELAADEALAASVAAMVQRGARRPLMRSSAQPGAAIARRVRAVLDDRYLDPLSMDDLVEASGASRFALYRAFRANYDLAPSDYQRLLRLRAARKLIAAGHPVAEAAIAAGFADQAHLTRWFRRCYGITPGIYSAA; this is encoded by the coding sequence ATGTCCGACGGTGCGGGTGAGTGGGTGCGGTATCGGCGGATGCCGAATCGCCCGGTGGAACTGATGCACGCGCATTTCGAGCGACACGTCTATCACTCGCACAGCCACGAGACCTACTCGTTCGGTTTCACCGAGTTCGGCGCGCAGAGCTTCGACTGCCGTGGCGCCGCGCGGACCAGTGCGGCGGGCATGGTGATGGCCTTCAATCCCGACGAGCCGCACAACGGGCACAGCACCACCGAGCAGGGTTTCACCTATTCCATTGTGCACATCGGCACTGAACTGGTCGCCGACCTGCTGTCCGATCGGGCCGGCCGTCCGGCAGGGCTGCCGCTGTTCACCGAACCGGTGCTGCACGACCCGATGCTCAGCTCCGCACTGCGCCGCCTCTGCGCCGGTCTGACCGGTCCGGCCACCGAACTCGCCGCGGACGAGGCGTTGGCCGCCTCCGTCGCCGCGATGGTGCAGCGTGGGGCGCGCCGCCCGCTGATGCGCTCGTCCGCTCAGCCCGGGGCGGCGATCGCCCGTCGCGTCCGCGCCGTGCTCGATGACCGGTATCTCGATCCGCTCTCGATGGACGACCTGGTCGAGGCGAGCGGCGCCAGCCGCTTCGCGCTGTATCGCGCTTTCCGCGCGAATTACGATCTCGCGCCGAGCGATTACCAGCGTCTGCTGCGGCTGCGCGCCGCACGCAAGCTGATCGCGGCAGGTCACCCCGTCGCCGAAGCGGCCATCGCGGCCGGATTCGCCGATCAAGCCCATCTCACGCGCTGGTTCCGTCGCTGCTACGGCATCACTCCGGGGATCTACTCCGCGGCGTGA
- a CDS encoding DUF3237 domain-containing protein, giving the protein MTVDARVQPVGTIATTPLFDVVVNLNPRLDFGAGPLGRRILFGAAGGSFEGPKLRGDVVAGGGDLALFRPDGTMALDVRLTLRTHDDELVHMSYGGRWVTPPEVRAELADPVKKSQVDPSRYYFRTNPLFETGSSRYSWLNDIVCIGSGYVVEGGVAYHVEQVL; this is encoded by the coding sequence ATGACCGTGGACGCGCGCGTGCAGCCCGTCGGCACGATTGCGACAACCCCATTATTCGATGTCGTCGTGAATCTGAACCCGCGATTGGATTTCGGCGCCGGTCCCCTCGGTCGCCGAATTCTGTTCGGTGCGGCCGGTGGGTCGTTCGAAGGGCCGAAACTTCGCGGTGACGTGGTAGCCGGCGGCGGCGACTTGGCCTTGTTCCGGCCGGACGGCACGATGGCGCTGGACGTGCGGCTGACCCTGCGCACCCACGACGACGAGCTGGTGCACATGAGCTACGGCGGCCGGTGGGTCACACCACCGGAGGTGCGGGCCGAGCTCGCGGATCCGGTCAAGAAATCCCAGGTCGACCCGTCGCGCTACTACTTCCGGACGAATCCGCTGTTCGAAACCGGCTCGAGCCGGTATTCCTGGCTCAACGACATCGTCTGCATCGGATCGGGCTACGTGGTGGAGGGCGGCGTCGCCTACCACGTCGAGCAGGTGCTCTGA
- a CDS encoding helix-turn-helix transcriptional regulator yields MASTTTRLLRLLALLQDRARSGRELAERLGVTDRTLRHDIQRLRELGYPVHAERGAIGGYRLGRGTTMPPLLLDDDEAVAVAVAVGLAEDGSTGIADIAEHVTRALGKLDQILPKRLQRKVSALRDATAIGPATTGSREPDAPVPAAVLTTLAGAIRGGATVRVEETTPESAAEIEPYRLISWQRRWYLVAYSLENHSWRAIPVARITRAEANSRRFGARSLPEDDLVAFVMRHIATTGWKVHARVTVLAPADVVIARINPAVGVVEAVDADTCVLYTGADALETIAIYLSMLMMDFRVDGPPELVAHLRTLARRYADAIADAPDG; encoded by the coding sequence GTGGCCTCGACCACTACTCGCCTACTGCGGTTGCTCGCACTGCTCCAAGACCGCGCGCGCAGCGGCCGTGAACTCGCCGAGCGCCTCGGCGTCACCGATCGCACACTGCGCCATGACATCCAGCGGCTGCGCGAGCTGGGCTACCCGGTGCACGCGGAACGCGGGGCGATCGGCGGCTACCGACTCGGCCGCGGCACCACCATGCCGCCCCTGCTGCTGGACGATGACGAGGCGGTGGCCGTCGCGGTCGCGGTCGGGCTCGCCGAGGACGGCTCCACCGGCATCGCGGATATCGCCGAGCACGTCACGAGGGCGCTGGGCAAGCTGGATCAGATCCTGCCGAAACGCTTGCAGCGCAAGGTATCCGCGCTGCGCGACGCCACCGCGATCGGCCCGGCGACGACGGGGTCGCGGGAGCCGGACGCGCCGGTTCCCGCCGCCGTGCTCACCACCCTTGCGGGTGCCATCCGAGGCGGCGCGACGGTCCGCGTCGAGGAAACGACCCCCGAATCCGCCGCTGAGATCGAGCCGTACCGGCTGATCAGCTGGCAGCGCCGCTGGTATCTGGTCGCCTACAGCCTCGAAAACCATTCCTGGCGAGCCATTCCCGTCGCGCGGATCACGCGGGCCGAGGCGAACTCCCGACGCTTCGGCGCGCGCTCGCTTCCCGAGGACGATCTGGTCGCCTTCGTCATGCGCCACATCGCCACGACCGGATGGAAGGTCCATGCCCGGGTCACCGTGCTCGCCCCCGCCGACGTCGTGATCGCCCGCATCAATCCCGCGGTCGGCGTGGTCGAAGCCGTGGACGCCGACACCTGCGTGCTCTACACCGGTGCGGACGCTTTGGAGACCATCGCCATCTACCTATCCATGCTGATGATGGACTTCCGCGTCGACGGCCCGCCGGAACTCGTCGCCCACCTCCGCACCCTCGCTCGGCGATATGCCGATGCGATCGCCGACGCGCCGGACGGCTGA
- a CDS encoding ester cyclase — MESQRMVELAQALAVAKSKQDLPAAMRLLHPGMVLETPAFGTTARGRAENERALARFFASFPDYHVELNGHADDGETLVCWGTAWMTMTGNRFGVEPNGRRAQVPVFIQFTFADDLIAGERFCFDLSVLCAQSGVSTDAVRRRLFGEVASQELEIGDRP; from the coding sequence ATGGAGAGCCAGCGCATGGTCGAATTGGCGCAAGCCTTGGCCGTTGCGAAGAGTAAGCAGGACCTGCCCGCGGCCATGCGGCTCCTGCACCCCGGGATGGTGTTGGAGACACCGGCATTCGGGACAACGGCCCGAGGCCGGGCGGAGAACGAAAGGGCCCTGGCGAGGTTCTTCGCCTCGTTCCCGGACTATCACGTCGAGCTGAACGGTCACGCGGACGACGGCGAGACCTTGGTTTGCTGGGGAACCGCGTGGATGACCATGACCGGCAATCGATTCGGCGTCGAACCCAACGGCAGACGTGCGCAGGTGCCGGTGTTCATCCAGTTCACCTTCGCCGACGATCTGATCGCCGGCGAACGGTTCTGCTTCGACCTGTCGGTCCTGTGCGCACAGTCCGGTGTCTCCACAGATGCGGTGCGGCGCAGACTCTTCGGCGAAGTCGCGAGCCAGGAACTCGAGATCGGAGATCGACCATGA
- a CDS encoding DMT family transporter, with amino-acid sequence MRIRLLLVVVMALWGSAFASSKSAVGVVPHEVAGFLRFFVGTAVLLVALRLPRLATKEAGRVAWLGLIGVFGYNFLFFLALALAPAADGSVIVPMTAPVVTVAVTALLGRTRLNAQRASGLAVAVCGGVVFFAGIPSGGGNRLLGDLVFLAAAACWACYTLLGAPVLARLAAPTVTVYATATGTVALAVVAAPALPDVAWSELGLGFWLNQAYLGVLPTAVAYVLYYRAVGLVGPAAAASAMFLVPAFGLACAWLFLGESIEPVQAVGAGLMFVGAWLNTHEGNSRAATPPQRRWRRISERPPTTSTV; translated from the coding sequence GTGCGTATCCGACTGTTGCTCGTTGTGGTCATGGCGTTGTGGGGCAGCGCGTTCGCGTCCTCGAAATCGGCGGTGGGCGTGGTGCCGCACGAGGTGGCGGGGTTTCTCCGCTTCTTCGTAGGCACGGCCGTCCTGCTCGTCGCCCTGCGGTTGCCCCGGCTGGCGACCAAGGAAGCCGGGCGCGTCGCGTGGCTGGGGCTGATCGGCGTCTTCGGCTATAACTTCCTGTTCTTCCTCGCACTGGCGCTGGCGCCCGCCGCGGACGGCAGTGTGATCGTGCCGATGACCGCGCCCGTGGTCACCGTCGCCGTCACGGCCCTGCTCGGTCGCACCCGGCTGAACGCCCAGCGCGCCTCGGGCCTCGCCGTCGCGGTCTGCGGCGGTGTGGTCTTCTTCGCCGGGATCCCCTCCGGCGGTGGCAACCGGTTGCTCGGCGACCTCGTCTTTCTCGCCGCGGCGGCCTGCTGGGCGTGCTACACCCTGCTCGGCGCCCCGGTACTTGCCCGGCTCGCGGCCCCCACCGTCACCGTATACGCCACGGCCACGGGCACAGTGGCCCTCGCCGTGGTCGCGGCGCCCGCCCTGCCCGACGTCGCCTGGTCCGAACTCGGTCTCGGATTCTGGCTGAACCAGGCTTATCTCGGCGTACTGCCGACCGCCGTTGCCTACGTCCTGTACTACCGCGCCGTCGGCCTGGTCGGCCCCGCAGCCGCCGCCTCGGCGATGTTCCTGGTCCCTGCCTTCGGTCTGGCTTGCGCGTGGCTGTTTCTCGGCGAGTCGATCGAACCGGTGCAAGCTGTCGGCGCCGGGCTGATGTTCGTCGGAGCCTGGCTCAACACCCACGAGGGCAACTCCCGAGCGGCGACCCCGCCCCAGAGGCGGTGGCGCCGGATTTCCGAGCGCCCGCCGACGACATCGACCGTTTGA
- a CDS encoding TIGR03086 family metal-binding protein, producing MNATTTTATQLPVWRDVLADAYRALESVVAGVGADQWQLPTPCAEWDVTQVVQHAAGDQLAYAKFLGIGDGPADNPFAPSGAIDGSASSLVREAIEQTSAAWATVDDATESVPTPLPHGALATPVAAVMCALDAAVHAWDIAIATGQPSPLTDELATHLLAAARTIHPAPGSGEAAEIVEPLRQWGAYAPIVDGQVDDTAVAALLRYLGRDPRA from the coding sequence ATGAACGCCACCACCACCACCGCGACCCAGCTTCCCGTTTGGCGGGACGTGCTCGCCGACGCCTACCGCGCCCTGGAGTCCGTCGTCGCCGGTGTCGGTGCGGACCAGTGGCAGCTGCCCACGCCGTGCGCGGAATGGGATGTGACGCAGGTGGTTCAGCACGCCGCGGGCGATCAGCTGGCGTACGCGAAGTTCCTCGGCATCGGCGACGGTCCGGCCGACAACCCGTTCGCCCCCTCCGGTGCGATCGACGGTTCCGCGTCGAGTCTGGTGCGCGAGGCGATCGAACAGACCTCCGCCGCCTGGGCCACTGTCGACGATGCCACCGAGTCCGTGCCGACGCCACTGCCGCACGGCGCGCTCGCCACTCCGGTCGCCGCGGTCATGTGCGCGCTGGACGCCGCGGTCCATGCCTGGGACATCGCGATCGCCACCGGGCAGCCCTCGCCGTTGACCGACGAACTCGCCACCCACCTCCTCGCCGCCGCGCGGACCATCCACCCGGCGCCCGGCAGTGGCGAGGCGGCTGAAATCGTCGAACCGCTGCGCCAGTGGGGGGCGTATGCCCCGATCGTGGACGGTCAGGTGGACGACACCGCTGTGGCAGCGCTGCTGCGGTACCTGGGTCGGGATCCGCGCGCTTGA
- a CDS encoding NADPH-dependent FMN reductase, protein MPDNPIQLAVIIGSTRAGRFGPTVATWFTEHADRRDDVVVDIIDLAETPLPERLSSRPEPEAARALQVVSPRLAAAEAFVVVTPEYNHSYPASVKNAIDWHFTEWRAKPVGFVSYGGLSGGLRAVEHLRHVFAELHAVTVRDTVSFHDVGKQFDAAGRPGHPEMPVAAADQLLDQLVWWARALRSALAERPYPA, encoded by the coding sequence ATGCCTGACAACCCGATTCAGCTCGCCGTGATCATCGGCAGCACACGTGCGGGCCGCTTCGGCCCGACTGTCGCCACGTGGTTCACCGAGCATGCCGACCGCCGCGATGACGTCGTGGTCGACATCATCGATCTGGCCGAAACACCGTTGCCGGAACGGCTGTCCAGCCGGCCCGAGCCGGAGGCGGCCCGAGCGCTGCAGGTGGTCAGCCCGAGGCTGGCCGCGGCGGAGGCGTTCGTCGTGGTGACACCGGAGTACAACCACAGCTATCCGGCGTCGGTCAAGAACGCGATCGACTGGCATTTCACCGAGTGGCGTGCCAAGCCGGTTGGTTTCGTCTCCTATGGCGGCCTTTCCGGCGGTTTGCGTGCCGTGGAACACCTCAGGCACGTGTTCGCCGAGCTGCACGCGGTCACCGTGCGCGACACGGTGAGCTTCCACGATGTCGGTAAGCAGTTCGATGCCGCGGGGCGGCCGGGGCACCCGGAAATGCCTGTCGCCGCTGCCGATCAGCTGCTCGACCAGCTCGTGTGGTGGGCGCGGGCGCTCCGGTCGGCGCTCGCCGAACGTCCCTATCCCGCCTGA
- a CDS encoding MarR family winged helix-turn-helix transcriptional regulator, which yields MSDSGPADNAALTRLAFELSLLARHFPAALLRRPGYQLDRSAYLILTRLELDSPLSLRELSEAFQLDISTINRQVAAMLKQGLVDRVPDPEGGIARKIRASTKGPELMAADRRQSRQGIGAVVADWAESDVDQLSRLVARFNQSVEHIEHNPWPRPPGLG from the coding sequence ATGTCCGATTCCGGCCCCGCCGACAACGCAGCGCTGACCCGCCTCGCCTTCGAACTCTCGCTGCTGGCCAGGCACTTCCCCGCCGCTCTGCTGCGCCGTCCCGGCTACCAGCTCGACCGCTCGGCCTACTTGATCCTGACCAGGCTGGAGCTGGACTCCCCGCTGAGCCTGCGCGAGCTGTCCGAAGCGTTCCAACTGGACATCTCCACGATCAACCGTCAGGTCGCAGCGATGCTCAAACAAGGGCTGGTCGATCGGGTACCCGACCCCGAAGGAGGCATTGCCCGCAAGATCCGCGCCAGCACAAAAGGACCGGAGCTGATGGCCGCCGACCGCAGGCAGAGCCGGCAGGGCATCGGTGCGGTCGTGGCCGACTGGGCGGAGTCCGATGTCGACCAACTCAGCAGGCTCGTGGCGCGTTTCAACCAGTCGGTCGAGCACATAGAGCACAATCCCTGGCCGCGACCGCCCGGGTTGGGGTGA
- a CDS encoding ATP-binding protein, producing the protein MKVPAHLPTTAGELRSAGYLPRGVKTEIRENLLALLGSGGDPWPGIVGFDRTVVPQLERALLAGHDVVLLGERGQGKTRLLRTLAGLLDEWTPVIAGAELGEHPLDPISPQGRRLAAELGDELPVAWRHRSERYAEKLATPDTSVGDLIGDVDPVKVAEGRSLGDPETIHFGLVPRAHRGIVAINELPDLAERIQVALLNVMEERDIQVRGYTLRLPLDVLLVATANPEDYTNRGRIITPLKDRFGAEIRTHYPLSVEAEVALVRQEAELVAEVGDPLIEVLARFVRQLRESSAIDQRSGVSARFAVAAAETVAAAALRRSAVTGEHPAVARPVDLESVPAVLRGKLEFESGEEGREQEHLTHLLRRSFSETARALLGGLNLRPLAEAVGDGHLVTTGERVPGAEVLSALPELPVLHQVAGRLGVDAADPPPRIASAVEFALEALFLARQIAKDSDDGMAVYGR; encoded by the coding sequence GTGAAAGTTCCCGCACACCTGCCCACGACCGCGGGCGAGCTGCGCTCGGCCGGATATCTGCCGCGTGGGGTGAAGACCGAGATTCGCGAGAACCTACTGGCTCTGCTGGGTTCCGGCGGCGATCCGTGGCCCGGCATCGTCGGGTTCGACCGGACCGTTGTGCCGCAGTTGGAACGCGCATTGCTCGCCGGTCACGACGTCGTCTTGCTGGGGGAGCGCGGTCAGGGCAAGACCCGGCTGCTGCGCACCCTGGCCGGCCTGCTCGACGAGTGGACGCCCGTGATCGCGGGCGCCGAACTGGGCGAGCACCCGCTCGACCCGATCAGCCCGCAAGGTCGCCGGCTGGCCGCCGAGTTGGGCGACGAGCTGCCCGTCGCGTGGCGACACCGCTCGGAGCGCTACGCGGAGAAGCTCGCGACACCGGACACGTCCGTCGGTGACTTGATCGGCGACGTCGATCCGGTGAAAGTGGCCGAGGGTCGCAGTCTCGGCGATCCGGAGACCATCCATTTCGGGCTCGTGCCGCGCGCCCATCGCGGCATCGTCGCGATCAACGAGTTGCCCGATCTCGCCGAACGCATCCAGGTCGCGCTGCTGAACGTCATGGAGGAACGCGACATCCAGGTCCGCGGCTACACTCTGCGCCTGCCGCTGGACGTGCTGCTCGTCGCGACCGCCAACCCGGAGGACTACACCAACCGCGGCCGGATCATCACGCCGCTGAAAGACCGGTTCGGCGCCGAGATCCGTACCCACTACCCGCTCAGCGTCGAGGCCGAGGTGGCCCTCGTGCGTCAGGAAGCCGAACTGGTGGCCGAGGTGGGCGATCCGCTGATCGAGGTGCTGGCCAGGTTCGTGCGGCAACTGCGTGAATCATCCGCGATCGACCAGCGGTCGGGGGTGTCCGCGCGGTTCGCGGTCGCCGCGGCCGAAACAGTGGCCGCCGCCGCCCTGCGCAGGTCCGCGGTGACCGGGGAGCATCCCGCCGTCGCCCGGCCCGTCGATCTCGAATCCGTGCCGGCGGTGTTGCGTGGCAAGCTGGAGTTCGAGTCCGGCGAAGAGGGGCGAGAGCAGGAACATCTCACCCACCTGCTGCGGCGCTCGTTCTCCGAGACGGCGCGGGCGCTGCTCGGCGGACTGAACCTGCGGCCGTTGGCGGAGGCGGTCGGCGATGGTCATCTGGTCACCACCGGCGAACGCGTGCCGGGTGCGGAAGTCCTGTCCGCGTTGCCCGAGCTTCCCGTACTGCACCAGGTCGCCGGTCGGCTCGGCGTCGACGCCGCCGATCCGCCGCCTCGGATCGCCTCGGCCGTCGAATTCGCTTTGGAGGCCCTGTTTCTGGCCCGCCAGATCGCCAAGGACTCCGACGACGGCATGGCGGTGTACGGCCGATGA
- a CDS encoding roadblock/LC7 domain-containing protein: MTTRKKLLGELMGRLTKVGMSGPEPNAAVLTELKALRDRVPRLTGVLVASNDGLLVAHDLPAHIEPNGMAAMAASQLALSHRLADTAHGGGFDEVVVHGSSGHVVIYSAGWTSLTVLAGPEVNIGRLHLESRPVARAIAEHLTPMTQDPRKDQTTKTR; the protein is encoded by the coding sequence GTGACGACGCGGAAGAAGTTGCTGGGCGAACTGATGGGAAGGTTGACCAAGGTGGGGATGTCCGGACCGGAACCGAACGCGGCGGTGCTGACCGAGCTGAAGGCACTGCGCGATCGCGTCCCGCGGCTGACCGGCGTGCTGGTGGCGTCGAACGACGGGCTGCTCGTCGCGCACGACCTTCCCGCACACATCGAGCCGAACGGCATGGCGGCAATGGCCGCCTCGCAGCTGGCGCTCTCACACCGGCTGGCCGACACCGCGCACGGCGGCGGCTTCGACGAGGTCGTCGTGCACGGCAGCAGCGGGCACGTGGTGATCTATTCGGCGGGCTGGACCTCGCTGACCGTGCTGGCGGGCCCCGAGGTGAACATCGGGCGGCTTCATCTGGAGTCGCGCCCGGTGGCGCGCGCGATCGCCGAGCATCTGACGCCGATGACGCAGGACCCCCGAAAAGATCAGACAACGAAAACCAGGTGA
- a CDS encoding glycine betaine ABC transporter substrate-binding protein has protein sequence MTRVWRMFALVLGMALVAACGLQSGSAVPLRVGPGSIRPVPELEGVRVTVGSKDFTEQNILGYLIEFALSAAGADVRDLTNIQGSNSVRDAQLHGQIDLAYEYTGTGWINYLGNETPVPDEIGQFEAVRAADLAEHDMVWTAMAPMNNTYALVMSAQTAQETGVRTLSDYARLVDTDPAAAAICVGTEFNVRQDGFPGLTRKYEIDAGKVRKQIVQDAVVYQATADGKQCRFGSVAATDGRIPALNLVLLQDDRGFFPKYNAALVMRKDFADEHPQVAAIMAPISQRLTNEAITELNRQVDVDGREPAEVARDWMVAQGFVTAR, from the coding sequence ATGACCCGGGTGTGGCGCATGTTCGCGCTGGTGCTGGGGATGGCGCTGGTGGCGGCATGCGGGTTGCAATCCGGCAGCGCGGTACCCCTGCGGGTCGGTCCGGGCAGCATCCGCCCGGTGCCCGAACTGGAGGGTGTGCGCGTCACCGTGGGCTCCAAGGACTTCACCGAGCAGAACATCCTCGGATATCTCATCGAATTCGCACTGTCGGCCGCGGGCGCCGACGTGCGCGACCTGACCAATATCCAAGGTTCCAACAGCGTGCGCGATGCCCAGTTGCACGGTCAGATCGACCTCGCCTACGAATACACCGGCACCGGCTGGATCAACTACCTCGGCAACGAGACCCCGGTGCCCGACGAGATCGGCCAGTTCGAGGCGGTCCGCGCCGCCGACCTCGCCGAGCACGACATGGTGTGGACGGCCATGGCGCCGATGAACAACACCTACGCGCTGGTCATGAGCGCACAGACCGCGCAGGAGACCGGGGTGCGCACATTGTCGGATTACGCCCGGCTGGTGGACACCGACCCGGCCGCCGCGGCCATCTGCGTCGGCACCGAGTTCAACGTCCGGCAGGACGGATTCCCCGGCCTGACCCGCAAGTACGAGATCGACGCAGGCAAGGTGCGCAAACAGATCGTCCAGGACGCCGTGGTCTACCAGGCCACCGCGGACGGCAAGCAGTGCCGCTTCGGCTCGGTGGCCGCCACCGACGGCCGCATTCCCGCATTGAATCTCGTACTGCTGCAGGATGATCGCGGCTTCTTCCCGAAATACAATGCGGCGCTGGTGATGCGCAAGGATTTCGCCGACGAGCACCCGCAGGTCGCCGCGATCATGGCGCCGATCTCGCAGCGCCTCACCAACGAGGCCATCACCGAACTCAACCGCCAAGTCGACGTGGACGGCCGCGAACCCGCCGAGGTGGCGCGGGATTGGATGGTCGCCCAGGGGTTCGTCACCGCCCGTTGA